From Desulfovibrio sp. TomC, a single genomic window includes:
- a CDS encoding response regulator: protein MTQNSATLYSLKKNELIDLQTFKPTDSIKILLAEDEKVNQIALQHLAKKIGLFIDVANNGIAALELLSQNNYDLVLMDIQMPELDGIQTTQRIRASKTTYANIPIIALTAYAMPGDKEMFIESGMNDYLSKPIEFNTLIQILHKYGRYHAEPQNV from the coding sequence ATTACTCAGAACAGCGCGACACTCTACTCCCTCAAAAAAAATGAACTAATTGATCTACAAACTTTTAAACCTACAGACTCAATCAAAATACTTTTAGCAGAAGACGAAAAAGTTAATCAAATAGCACTGCAACATTTAGCAAAAAAAATTGGGTTATTCATAGATGTTGCAAACAATGGAATAGCTGCTCTAGAATTACTTTCACAAAATAACTACGACTTGGTTCTCATGGACATACAGATGCCTGAACTAGATGGAATACAAACTACCCAGAGAATCAGAGCAAGCAAAACTACTTATGCAAACATCCCTATCATCGCCTTAACAGCGTACGCCATGCCAGGAGACAAAGAAATGTTCATCGAATCGGGAATGAATGACTACCTATCAAAACCAATTGAGTTCAACACCCTCATACAAATACTTCACAAATACGGGCGCTACCATGCCGAACCACAAAACGTTTAA